The Argentina anserina chromosome 3, drPotAnse1.1, whole genome shotgun sequence genome includes a region encoding these proteins:
- the LOC126789216 gene encoding cytochrome P450 72A397-like: protein MDVTVATCLALSLVLLTIVARWVWGMLDWLWFKPKKLERLLREQGLKGNSYRFMYGDLKEIANLVEQASSKPMNLSTSHDLVPRVAPIQDQTLKTYGKDSFLWIGTSPMVNIMNPEDVKVILTQMDKFPKPEVTNPLIKLLAQGIAAYEGEKWIKHRRIINPTFHVEKLKRMLPAFHESCNDMIKEWESSVSKEDSSCELDVFPSLQHLTADVISRTAFGSSYQEGMKIFELLKEQTGHAFKALLNIYIPGWRFVPTKRNRRMKHIDKEIKGLLRGIISKREQANKAGEATKDDLLGALLESSLNDIQEHGKNNKNVGMSIEDVIEECKLFYFAGQETTSVLLVWTMILLGQNQNWQHRAREEVLQVFGRNKPDYDGLAHLKVVTMIFHEVLRLYPPLVQMSRTVHKETQLTKFSLPAGVDVGLPTLLIHHDKELWGDDANEFKPERFSEGVSKATKNRLSFFPFGTGPRICVGQNFAMIEAKLALSLILRHFTFELSPSYTHAPSSLLILQPQYGAPIILHKR from the exons ATGGATGTAACAGTGGCTACCTGTTTAGCTCTGAGCCTTGTTCTGCTTACCATCGTAGCTAGATGGGTGTGGGGTATGCTGGATTGGTTGTGGTTTAAGCCAAAGAAGCTAGAGAGACTTCTGAGAGAGCAAGGCCTTAAAGGAAACTCCTACAGGTTTATGTATGGAGACTTGAAGGAGATCGCCAACCTGGTCGAACAAGCATCATCTAAACCCATGAACCTATCAACCTCCCATGACTTAGTACCACGAGTTGCCCCTATCCAAGATCAAACCCTGAAAACTTATG GTAAGGACTCTTTTCTTTGGATTGGGACCTCACCAATGGTGAACATAATGAATCCAGAAGATGTGAAGGTTATCCTCACACAGATGGATAAATTTCCAAAACCAGAAGTAACAAACCCACTTATAAAGTTGCTAGCACAAGGTATTGCAGCCTATGAAGGTGAGAAATGGATTAAGCACAGAAGAATTATCAATCCTACATTCCATGTGGAGAAGCTAAAG CGTATGTTGCCGGCATTCCACGAAAGCTGTAATGACATGATTAAGGAATGGGAGAGCTCAGTGTCCAAAGAGGATTCGTCATGTGAATTGGATGTCTTTCCCTCTCTTCAACATTTGACAGCTGATGTGATTTCAAGAACAGCATTTGGAAGTAGCTATCAAGAAGGGATGAAAATATTTGAACTCCTAAAAGAACAGACAGGACATGCATTCAAAGCGTTACTTAACATTTACATTCCAGGATGGAG GTTTGTACCAACTAAGAGGAACAGGAGAATGAAGCACATTGACAAAGAAATAAAAGGTTTACTCAGGGGTATTATAAGTAAAAGAGAGCAGGCCAACAAGGCAGGTGAAGCCACAAAAGATGACTTATTAGGAGCACTTCTGGAGTCAAGCTTAAATGACATTCAGGAACATGGGAAAAACAACAAGAATGTTGGGATGAGTATTGAAGATGTAATTGAGGAATGTAAGCTATTTTACTTTGCTGGGCAAGAAACAACTTCGGTGTTGCTGGTTTGGACAATGATTTTACTTGGACAAAATCAGAATTGGCAACACAGAGCAAGAGAAGAGGTTCTACAAGTCTTCGGAAGAAACAAGCCAGACTATGATGGCCTAGCTCATCTGAAAGTT GTAACTATGATTTTCCATGAAGTTCTTCGACTGTACCCGCCACTGGTTCAGATGTCTCGAACCGTTCACAAGGAAACACAACTTACAAAATTCTCATTGCCTGCTGGAGTGGACGTCGGCTTACCTACACTGCTCATTCACCATGATAAGGAATTATGGGGTGATGATGCAAACGAGTTCAAGCCAGAGAGGTTTTCTGAAGGAGTTTCTAAGGCAACAAAGAATCGACTCTCGTTCTTCCCTTTTGGAACCGGTCCTCGGATTTGTGTTGGACAAAACTTTGCCATGATAGAAGCAAAACTTGCCTTATCATTGATCTTGCGACACTTCACCTTTGAGCTGTCTCCTTCTTATACTCATGCTCCTTCCTCACTTCTAATTCTTCAACCACAATATGGTGCTCCTATAATTTTACACAAGCGTTAA
- the LOC126789217 gene encoding cytochrome P450 CYP72A219-like isoform X1: MEVTVASWVALSLVLVSIIVRWAWGVLDWVWLKPKKLEKCLREQGLRGKPYRFLYGDLKEDTILLQHANSKPMNLSTSLDIAPRLIPFLDQTVKTYGKNCFTWDGPVPRVTVMNPEDIQDVFTKLDEFRKPTGNPLTKLLATGLTSYEGEKWAKHRKIINPTFHVEKLKKMLPAIHKSCVEMIKEWESLASKEGSSCMLDVWPYLQHLTADVISRTAFGSSYQEGRKIFELLKEQGTLVISSLQSVYIPGCRFLPTKRNRRMKQIDNEVKGLLGGIINKREKAIEAGEATKDDLLGALMDSRLKVIEGDGNFGMSNEDVIEECKLFYFGGQETASILLVWTIILLCQNRNWQDQARQEVLQVCGSNKPDFDGLNHLKVVNMVLLEVLRLYPALVVMTRTTGKKTQLGKLSLPAGVQVGLPTLLIHRDKEMWGDDADEFNPERFAEGVLKATKSPLSFFPFGGGPRICIGQNFAMMEAKLALSLILQHFDLDLSPTYAHAPSYPMIRPHYGAPIILRKRYGVVT, encoded by the exons ATGGAAGTGACAGTGGCTAGTTGGGTAGCGCTGAGCCTCGTCCTTGTTAGCATAATAGTGAGATGGGCATGGGGTGTGCTGGATTGGGTTTGGCTGAAGCCGaagaagctagagaagtgtttGAGGGAGCAAGGTCTTCGAGGAAAACCCTACAGGTTCTTGTATGGAGACTTGAAAGAGGACACTATCCTCCTCCAACATGCAAACTCGAAACCCATGAACCTCTCTACCTCCCTTGACATAGCACCACGACTCATCCCTTTTCTCGATCAAACCGTAAAGACTTATG GTAAGAACTGTTTTACTTGGGATGGCCCCGTACCAAGGGTGACCGTCATGAATCCTGAAGATATACAAGACGTCTTCACAAAACTAGATGAATTCCGGAAGCCAACAGGAAACCCGCTTACGAAGTTGCTAGCAACAGGTCTTACAAGCTATGAAGGTGAGAAATGGGCGAAACACAGGAAGATTATCAACCCAACATTCCATGTAGAGAAATTAAAG AAAATGTTACCCGCCATTCACAAAAGCTGTGTTGAGATGATTAAGGAATGGGAGAGCTTGGCATCCAAAGAGGGCTCATCATGCATGTTGGATGTTTGGCCATATCTACAACACTTGACAGCTGATGTGATTTCTCGAACAGCATTTGGAAGTAGCTATCAGGAAGGAAGAAAAATATTTGAACTCCTTAAAGAGCAAGGGACGTTGGTAATAAGTTCCTTACAAAGTGTTTACATTCCGGGATGCAG GTTTCTACCAACTAAGAGGAACAGGAGGATGAAGCAAATTGACAATGAGGTAAAAGGTTTACTTGGaggtataataaataaaagagaGAAGGCCATTGAGGCAGGTGAAGCCACTAAAGATGACTTATTAGGAGCACTTATGGATTCAAGACTCAAGGTCATTGAGGGAGATGGGAACTTTGGGATGAGTAATGAAGATGTAATAGAGGAATGTAAGCTATTTTACTTTGGCGGGCAAGAGACTGCTTCAATATTACTGGTTTGGACAATAATATTACTTTGCCAGAATCGTAATTGGCAAGATCAAGCGAGGCAAgaggttttgcaagtctgtgGAAGCAACAAGCCAGACTTTGATGGACTAAATCACCTAAAAGTT GTAAACATGGTGTTACTAGAAGTTCTTCGATTGTACCCAGCATTGGTTGTGATGACTCGAACCACTGGCAAGAAAACACAACTCGGGAAACTATCACTACCGGCTGGAGTCCAAGTCGGCTTACCAACACTGCTCATTCACCGTGACAAAGAAATGTGGGGTGATGATGCAGACGAGTTCAATCCTGAGAGGTTTGCAGAAGGAGTTTTAAAGGCAACAAAGAGCCCACTATCATTTTTTCCTTTCGGAGGTGGTCCTCGAATTTGCATTGGACAAAATTTTGCTATGATGGAAGCCAAGTTGGCTTTATCATTGATCTTGCAACACTTTGACTTGGACCT